Proteins co-encoded in one Campylobacter iguaniorum genomic window:
- a CDS encoding toprim domain-containing protein, with translation MEKYDLDKLNELDIVEVLEAMGAKPSKSNKLLHCPNTNAHSHGDKHPSMGFDKGKNICKCFVCDLSGNPVTVATKHFNNDFKKACEFLHETFGVPYLSGEVSHQPHKRIQPPKPKGKQYWSFDSNKKFAKVLIKDFLPKYPNMSELQRLKLIYTFVYRFSLTTDQRGKLSWYSSRGLSGSKFLEYLGFLSKSDIDNLVEQLLKYFSLEELQRLKLLDLVGGWKYGYNVVVVPSFDLYSDMIEGFMLRYTDNRPKGKEVNVSCTDISFPLPFGLGRKTLQQCKTLWLTEGHIDGLSIATQSECFVSFAGTYSYKEEMLGLLRGKTVIVAYDKDKAGQEAQTVLIERLQKAGVNYKIASWDAKDGEDLNDLLVNGKINKIQTI, from the coding sequence ATGGAAAAATACGACTTAGACAAATTGAATGAATTGGATATTGTAGAAGTGTTGGAGGCGATGGGTGCTAAACCATCAAAATCAAATAAACTATTGCATTGTCCTAATACAAATGCTCATTCTCACGGAGACAAACATCCGTCTATGGGCTTTGATAAAGGGAAAAATATATGCAAGTGTTTTGTATGCGATTTAAGTGGTAATCCAGTTACTGTTGCAACTAAACACTTTAATAATGACTTTAAAAAAGCTTGTGAGTTTCTACACGAAACTTTTGGGGTACCGTATCTTAGCGGCGAAGTATCTCACCAGCCACACAAGCGAATACAACCGCCAAAACCAAAAGGAAAACAGTATTGGTCTTTTGATAGCAATAAGAAATTTGCAAAAGTGCTTATCAAAGATTTTCTCCCTAAATACCCTAATATGAGTGAGCTACAAAGATTAAAACTTATCTATACTTTTGTATATCGGTTCAGTTTAACAACTGATCAGAGAGGTAAGTTATCTTGGTACAGCTCAAGGGGATTAAGTGGTAGTAAATTTTTGGAGTATCTTGGGTTTCTCTCAAAAAGCGACATCGATAACTTGGTGGAGCAGCTATTAAAATACTTTTCTTTAGAAGAGTTACAAAGATTGAAATTGCTTGACCTCGTAGGTGGGTGGAAGTACGGCTACAATGTAGTTGTAGTGCCTTCCTTTGATTTATATAGCGATATGATAGAGGGCTTTATGCTCAGATATACTGATAATCGTCCTAAAGGGAAAGAGGTAAATGTGTCTTGCACGGATATATCTTTTCCGTTGCCTTTTGGACTAGGGAGAAAAACACTTCAACAGTGTAAAACTCTTTGGCTCACTGAGGGGCATATAGACGGTTTATCAATCGCTACTCAAAGCGAGTGTTTCGTATCTTTTGCAGGTACTTACTCTTATAAAGAGGAGATGCTCGGTTTATTGAGAGGGAAAACGGTAATCGTTGCATACGATAAGGATAAAGCAGGCCAAGAGGCTCAAACGGTTCTTATTGAACGATTACAAAAAGCTGGAGTAAATTACAAAATAGCGAGTTGGGATGCCAAAGATGGCGAGGATCTAAACGACTTGCTTGTGAATGGAAAAATAAACAAGATCCAAACAATATAA
- a CDS encoding DUF6573 family protein, whose product MEWDVIDTYTRAEAIEDGVLIDVTEMAKEAKIKYPVALSEAVYAKIEDKPDLEDIDGRTWDVVWMLRCAITGAIPSKKVGESLIYFKLILNDSNVDYGNFKPKEITLKALVHGGDAGEPVITVMLPEED is encoded by the coding sequence ATGGAATGGGATGTAATAGATACATATACAAGAGCGGAAGCAATAGAGGATGGTGTTTTAATTGATGTAACTGAAATGGCAAAAGAGGCTAAGATTAAATATCCAGTCGCTTTAAGCGAGGCAGTTTATGCAAAGATTGAAGATAAACCAGACCTTGAAGATATTGACGGACGAACTTGGGATGTGGTATGGATGCTCAGATGTGCCATCACTGGAGCAATTCCATCAAAAAAAGTCGGTGAGAGTTTGATTTATTTCAAACTGATACTTAACGACAGTAATGTTGATTATGGTAACTTCAAGCCTAAAGAAATCACTCTTAAAGCTTTGGTGCACGGTGGTGATGCTGGCGAGCCAGTTATTACAGTTATGTTGCCAGAGGAGGATTGA
- a CDS encoding Dna2/Cas4 domain-containing protein → MTYFSGLSILTPDMAEMYRKNRDQVNEEMEKCKMEKQVIKKSRLEAFIEKNLPKVLKEESIASLGDRKQYVGSSDVGGCLRKSYLDKVRETEYDMATLIRFERGHLSEGIVRKMLTGLEVQEQVEVRGMVHGFGLKSHIDFMLENKDECVVVEAKSVGSSITEPYSSWVLQVQYQLHLLRINRNKPVRAYIIAIDLNSGWFKTFEVAYNETLAQMALRRATQLINAIKQNQEPEAEEQLYCSMCPHKADCPLMNAGVVEVQGDMQQLARELADLNNQKKELEKILDAKKAEMEEFMRTAKIQKVRAANNGQFNFISLTNDLSYSSIDTKVLKQEEPELYEQLLGKYGKETSRKGYIQVK, encoded by the coding sequence ATGACTTATTTTAGTGGACTTAGTATCTTAACGCCTGATATGGCAGAAATGTATCGTAAAAACAGAGACCAAGTTAATGAAGAAATGGAGAAATGTAAAATGGAAAAACAAGTAATTAAGAAATCAAGACTTGAGGCTTTTATCGAAAAAAATTTACCAAAAGTTTTAAAAGAGGAAAGTATTGCATCTTTAGGAGACAGAAAGCAGTATGTAGGTAGTAGTGATGTAGGAGGTTGTCTAAGAAAATCATATCTTGATAAAGTAAGAGAGACTGAATACGATATGGCTACTTTAATACGGTTCGAGCGAGGTCATCTATCAGAGGGCATTGTAAGAAAAATGCTTACTGGACTTGAGGTGCAAGAACAAGTAGAAGTTAGAGGAATGGTTCACGGCTTTGGCTTAAAATCACATATTGACTTTATGCTGGAAAACAAGGACGAGTGTGTTGTTGTTGAGGCAAAAAGTGTTGGTTCATCTATCACTGAGCCTTATAGCTCTTGGGTTCTCCAAGTGCAGTACCAGTTACACTTGCTTAGAATTAATCGAAATAAGCCCGTAAGAGCTTATATTATAGCGATTGATTTAAACAGTGGATGGTTTAAGACTTTTGAGGTTGCATACAATGAGACACTTGCACAAATGGCTCTTAGAAGAGCTACGCAGTTGATCAATGCAATTAAACAAAATCAAGAGCCAGAAGCTGAGGAGCAATTATATTGTTCAATGTGTCCGCATAAAGCGGATTGTCCTTTAATGAACGCTGGCGTTGTAGAGGTTCAAGGTGATATGCAACAGTTGGCTAGAGAGCTTGCTGATTTAAACAATCAGAAAAAAGAGCTTGAAAAGATACTTGATGCAAAAAAAGCGGAAATGGAAGAGTTTATGAGAACAGCAAAAATCCAAAAGGTTAGAGCTGCTAACAATGGGCAATTTAATTTTATTTCCCTCACTAATGACCTTTCTTATTCTTCGATTGATACGAAAGTATTAAAACAAGAAGAGCCAGAACTATATGAGCAGCTTTTAGGTAAGTATGGTAAAGAGACATCTCGTAAGGGATATATTCAAGTTAAATAA
- a CDS encoding diguanylate cyclase: protein MFFLDMFMDFVYKHPLIRKLLMYLLYTTVGMIMAIIGILYVDTGEIIFDADILFNSQIYAALLDNHRNAIYMLIVLEQFLFIGVLLWQNNRLRNRSNCSVKYVHIEDIASIWLQNQRIKENIKKEVMAESKKEFNTQEKKPPLYVNFKKQRSNELFNNIVMPHIDRLLDEEVDIIIELLKLIEDKGIDTPSVVSFTEKDPETKYKKDILTEDGLTSYQILRKVSLYDHTLNVVNSIYEELKRHSKTNYVLLLGKAIIAALAHDIGKIKKMEERLENVSPEIFSSQPHHQISKIFFMKMYPNYRDRKIVIEAIENHHSIKVPSGNDLIKLLITADKGARDFEIDEYFKSDGKQEKLISKREKKQVALNDKEQEPVTIEAQSVKEEVKDLDNENKVLKDQLAKVLVENRLLEDKASKCHLTRAFTRATYDQEVEKYFNENKDTLALAFIDADKFKSINDTYGHHTGDEVLKHMVDTMFKATRDNDGRVYRYGGEEFLILFPKIQKEEFEAQLEKLRSQIEQSSLSIDGKDIKYTISIGAGLAKDYSNVKELAKKVDEAVYKAKEQGRNRVVFADAEKSKDETKEPQQPQAKRIVALNDFGIADDFTDMMEENLNNQLKQPEKQTAVVKEEQKKKKDLPQKKAKQTNIDFDEDKDYETDEAFNIEEYENKILEELKLKINTSKDFGYKMMFYSISYKDMILFNLSTVTEAVENAVGFKSNSKELTMYFIREYRKRGDIGFVDIANNYITSKFYIEFNGKTIDFDAVPIFARVFDMNENDLYQLKLSDDNTKDARVLTSSEVEK, encoded by the coding sequence ATGTTTTTTTTAGATATGTTTATGGACTTTGTATATAAGCATCCACTAATAAGAAAACTTTTGATGTATTTACTATATACAACAGTTGGTATGATTATGGCAATAATTGGTATTTTGTATGTTGATACTGGAGAAATTATATTTGATGCTGATATTTTATTCAATTCTCAAATTTATGCAGCACTCCTTGATAATCATAGAAATGCTATTTATATGTTGATAGTTTTAGAGCAATTTTTGTTTATCGGTGTACTTCTTTGGCAAAATAATAGACTAAGAAATAGATCAAATTGTTCGGTTAAATATGTTCATATCGAAGATATTGCAAGTATATGGCTTCAAAATCAAAGAATTAAAGAGAATATCAAAAAAGAGGTGATGGCAGAGTCGAAAAAAGAATTTAACACTCAAGAGAAAAAACCACCATTATATGTAAATTTCAAAAAACAAAGAAGTAATGAGTTGTTTAATAATATTGTAATGCCTCATATAGATAGATTGCTTGATGAGGAGGTTGATATTATCATAGAACTTTTAAAGCTCATAGAAGATAAAGGAATAGATACTCCAAGTGTTGTAAGTTTTACTGAAAAAGATCCAGAAACCAAATATAAAAAAGACATTTTAACAGAAGATGGACTTACATCGTACCAGATACTTAGAAAAGTATCTTTGTATGATCATACTTTAAATGTTGTAAATTCAATTTACGAAGAGCTTAAAAGACACAGCAAGACAAACTATGTACTTTTACTTGGAAAAGCTATTATCGCAGCACTAGCTCACGATATTGGAAAAATTAAGAAGATGGAAGAGAGACTTGAGAATGTATCTCCAGAGATATTCTCTTCTCAACCTCACCATCAAATATCTAAAATTTTCTTTATGAAAATGTATCCAAATTATAGGGATAGAAAAATTGTTATTGAGGCTATTGAAAATCATCACTCAATTAAAGTTCCAAGTGGAAATGATTTAATTAAACTTTTGATTACAGCTGATAAGGGAGCGAGAGATTTTGAAATTGATGAGTATTTTAAATCAGATGGAAAGCAAGAAAAACTTATCTCTAAAAGAGAGAAAAAACAAGTTGCCTTAAATGACAAGGAGCAAGAACCAGTAACGATTGAAGCTCAATCAGTTAAAGAAGAGGTAAAAGACTTAGACAATGAAAACAAAGTGTTAAAAGACCAGCTCGCAAAAGTTTTAGTAGAGAACAGATTACTTGAGGATAAGGCCTCTAAATGTCATTTAACCAGAGCTTTTACAAGAGCGACTTATGATCAAGAAGTGGAAAAGTATTTCAATGAAAACAAAGATACATTAGCACTTGCGTTTATAGATGCAGATAAGTTTAAATCTATAAATGACACATACGGACATCATACTGGAGATGAAGTTCTTAAACATATGGTAGATACTATGTTTAAAGCTACAAGAGATAATGATGGAAGAGTGTATCGATATGGAGGAGAAGAGTTTTTAATACTATTCCCTAAAATACAAAAGGAAGAGTTTGAGGCTCAACTTGAAAAGCTTAGAAGTCAAATAGAACAAAGCTCATTAAGCATTGACGGAAAAGATATTAAATATACGATTAGTATTGGAGCTGGACTTGCAAAAGATTATAGCAATGTAAAAGAACTTGCTAAAAAAGTAGATGAAGCAGTCTATAAAGCAAAAGAGCAGGGAAGAAATAGAGTTGTTTTTGCAGATGCTGAAAAGTCTAAAGATGAAACCAAAGAACCTCAACAACCACAAGCAAAAAGAATAGTTGCCTTAAATGATTTTGGTATAGCTGATGATTTCACAGATATGATGGAGGAAAATTTAAACAATCAACTAAAGCAACCAGAAAAACAGACAGCAGTAGTTAAAGAAGAACAAAAAAAGAAGAAAGATTTACCTCAAAAAAAAGCTAAACAAACCAATATAGACTTTGATGAGGATAAAGATTATGAAACTGATGAGGCTTTTAATATTGAGGAGTATGAGAATAAAATACTTGAGGAGCTAAAATTAAAGATTAATACTAGCAAAGATTTTGGTTATAAAATGATGTTTTATTCAATCTCATATAAAGATATGATTTTATTCAATCTTAGTACGGTTACAGAAGCGGTTGAAAATGCAGTAGGCTTTAAAAGTAATAGCAAAGAGCTTACAATGTATTTTATAAGAGAATATAGAAAAAGAGGGGATATAGGTTTCGTTGATATTGCAAATAATTATATAACATCAAAATTTTATATAGAGTTTAATGGTAAAACTATTGATTTTGATGCCGTACCAATTTTTGCTAGAGTTTTTGATATGAATGAAAATGACCTTTATCAATTAAAATTATCAGACGATAATACAAAAGATGCAAGAGTCTTAACAAGTAGTGAGGTAGAAAAATGA
- the bet gene encoding phage recombination protein Bet, whose product MNKQMTVRNGNGNGVAVAGERWLNDQEIEFVKKQFFPPNTKDNMEVQYCLEVAKQFNLNPITKQIYFVPRKAQDDNGVWHEKIEPLVGRDGFLAIAHRTGAFGGIETISTIKEVPIRENGQWKMKKDLVGICKVWRTDSEMPFIVEVAYGEYVQTKKDGEPTKFWSSKPDTMIKKVAESQALRKAFNISGLYSPEEVGVGIDDRGNVTIDVETVDASIDVQAENQKLVEQEMAALNQLGLTCEFKDGYVKVVGKTYGKTEQLKTLGYSYSSNKQIWVKKLS is encoded by the coding sequence ATGAATAAGCAAATGACAGTAAGAAACGGTAATGGGAATGGTGTAGCGGTTGCAGGTGAAAGATGGTTGAATGACCAAGAAATTGAGTTTGTAAAAAAACAATTTTTCCCACCTAATACTAAAGATAATATGGAGGTTCAGTATTGTCTTGAAGTTGCTAAACAGTTTAATCTAAATCCGATCACGAAACAGATTTATTTTGTTCCGAGAAAAGCCCAAGATGATAACGGTGTATGGCACGAAAAGATAGAACCTCTAGTTGGTAGAGATGGCTTTTTAGCAATCGCACATAGAACTGGAGCTTTTGGAGGTATTGAAACAATATCTACAATTAAAGAGGTTCCTATTCGTGAAAACGGTCAATGGAAGATGAAAAAAGATCTTGTAGGTATATGCAAGGTTTGGCGAACAGATAGTGAAATGCCTTTTATTGTTGAAGTTGCATACGGTGAGTATGTACAAACTAAAAAAGACGGTGAACCGACTAAATTTTGGTCAAGCAAACCAGATACGATGATTAAAAAGGTTGCGGAGTCTCAAGCTCTTAGAAAAGCCTTTAATATATCTGGATTGTATTCCCCAGAAGAGGTTGGCGTTGGTATCGATGATAGAGGAAATGTAACTATTGATGTTGAAACAGTTGATGCTTCAATCGATGTTCAAGCTGAAAATCAAAAGCTCGTAGAGCAAGAGATGGCAGCACTTAATCAGTTAGGGCTTACTTGTGAGTTTAAAGATGGCTATGTAAAAGTAGTTGGTAAAACTTATGGTAAAACCGAACAACTTAAAACGCTAGGATACTCTTATAGCTCAAATAAACAAATCTGGGTTAAAAAGTTATCTTAA
- a CDS encoding DUF1351 domain-containing protein yields MTKMMNPQNDVQDVQLVLDVKTTLPVIASNFEVIKKQLTDGLKKYDLTVDENGVKAAKSMATEINALSKQIDTLRKEKVKELSAPIKDFENKAKELVSICQQSRTNLLDQVKVFEDKQREECLKLLQEELSFQYNRFGVKAEFQTVTVEDLAILSHLNKTGLAKKAVDAVEERVLDVKRFQEKIEQRLLSLEGYCLKSGLAVALTPEHINHFLMVDSDEEYEKKLNTLIEKELSRQEEMKKAIEEKARKEMVSEPQPVIKEEPKEQPKLAQDGQPMIEVQPVSIQYQNPAATTQNSNNGSTIGNNRRYTVTATFEIEVDERLEPKLEAMLLKKFEQACFKTMPEIQIVKH; encoded by the coding sequence ATGACTAAGATGATGAACCCACAAAATGATGTACAAGATGTACAATTAGTGTTAGATGTAAAAACAACTTTACCAGTTATTGCTTCAAACTTTGAAGTGATCAAAAAACAATTAACTGATGGGTTGAAAAAATATGACTTGACTGTTGATGAAAACGGTGTAAAAGCTGCTAAGTCAATGGCAACTGAGATCAATGCGTTAAGCAAACAAATTGATACCCTTAGAAAAGAGAAAGTTAAAGAGCTATCGGCTCCTATCAAAGACTTTGAAAATAAAGCCAAAGAGCTTGTTTCTATTTGCCAACAATCGAGAACCAACTTGTTAGATCAAGTAAAAGTTTTTGAGGATAAGCAAAGGGAAGAGTGCTTAAAACTACTTCAAGAGGAACTTTCATTTCAATACAATCGTTTTGGCGTTAAAGCTGAGTTCCAAACTGTTACAGTTGAAGATTTAGCAATTTTATCGCACCTCAACAAAACTGGCCTTGCTAAAAAAGCGGTCGATGCCGTTGAGGAGAGAGTATTAGATGTTAAAAGGTTTCAAGAGAAGATAGAACAAAGGCTTTTATCTCTTGAGGGTTATTGTTTAAAAAGCGGTTTAGCGGTCGCTCTTACTCCAGAACATATCAATCATTTTTTAATGGTGGATAGTGATGAAGAGTATGAGAAAAAACTAAACACTTTGATAGAAAAAGAGTTGTCTCGTCAAGAGGAAATGAAAAAGGCTATTGAAGAAAAAGCTAGAAAAGAGATGGTAAGTGAACCTCAACCAGTTATCAAGGAAGAACCAAAAGAGCAACCAAAATTAGCTCAAGATGGCCAACCGATGATCGAGGTTCAACCTGTCTCAATTCAATACCAAAATCCAGCTGCAACAACTCAAAATAGCAATAATGGTTCAACTATTGGAAACAATAGAAGATATACCGTTACAGCAACTTTTGAAATTGAAGTTGATGAGAGATTGGAGCCAAAATTAGAGGCTATGCTTCTTAAAAAGTTTGAGCAAGCTTGTTTTAAAACAATGCCAGAAATCCAAATTGTAAAACACTAA
- a CDS encoding lytic transglycosylase domain-containing protein, whose translation MKFLSIIFFICNITLMANANYYEEAGKHFGIDPRLLWSIAKIESKHNPNAVNVNTNGTEDIGIMQINTVHLPSLEKYGISRDDLFEPRTNIFVGAWVLQGCFKKHGFSKNAITCYNGRIKDNPYGDKVLSAFFEAEKKYASN comes from the coding sequence ATGAAATTTTTGTCAATTATTTTTTTTATATGTAATATCACTCTAATGGCAAATGCAAATTATTACGAAGAAGCAGGAAAGCATTTTGGTATAGATCCAAGGTTGCTATGGTCTATTGCTAAGATTGAAAGCAAACATAACCCAAATGCAGTAAATGTTAATACAAATGGTACCGAAGATATAGGGATAATGCAAATAAATACTGTACATCTTCCATCCCTTGAAAAATATGGTATCTCAAGAGATGATTTATTTGAACCAAGGACTAACATATTCGTTGGGGCGTGGGTACTTCAAGGATGTTTCAAAAAGCACGGTTTTAGTAAAAATGCTATTACTTGCTACAATGGAAGAATAAAAGATAATCCATACGGAGACAAAGTATTAAGTGCATTTTTTGAAGCGGAAAAGAAATATGCCTCAAACTAA
- a CDS encoding RNA-binding protein: MSKRILHLNVNGEYFDDVKSGTKGEEYRVFNDYWSKRLEGREYDEIHYKKGYPKKGDMSKTLIFPYNGYAVKTITHKHFGQEPVKVFAIFLTK; this comes from the coding sequence ATGAGTAAGAGGATCCTCCACCTAAATGTAAACGGTGAGTATTTTGATGATGTTAAGTCTGGTACCAAGGGAGAAGAGTATAGAGTCTTTAATGATTACTGGAGCAAAAGACTTGAGGGAAGAGAATACGATGAGATCCACTATAAAAAAGGCTATCCAAAAAAAGGAGATATGAGTAAAACTCTAATATTCCCATACAACGGATACGCTGTCAAAACTATAACGCATAAACATTTTGGCCAAGAGCCAGTAAAAGTTTTTGCGATATTTCTTACTAAATAA
- a CDS encoding ArdC family protein: MKKYRKNANGNNIKDTLHDLVQLMIDEMENGTGEWVKSWSAPNGFPQNMVSKKHYRGFNSIHLSMVASRKGYVAPYWLTFNQVKELGGMVKKGEKSTDIFFYKFLDKSETIKDEETGEELVNLKHIPLLRMYKVFNIEQTEGIEYELPEPNINNNERYINAEDFIQSTKADIRYGGDRAFYRPSDDFIQVPEIQFFTDSDNYYATLLHELTHWTGHDTRLDRDKHSRWGDNTYAFEELIAELGAVFLCSHLGISIEKNRHPEYLQGWVRSLREDPQILWRAASKAQEAFDYVVKAAEDNSKYTVWVGGTEVTDQYLDKSKAEEIAQSYIANGYDDVQIAVA; this comes from the coding sequence ATGAAAAAATATAGAAAAAATGCTAATGGTAACAATATTAAAGACACACTTCACGATCTTGTACAACTTATGATCGATGAAATGGAAAATGGCACGGGTGAATGGGTTAAAAGTTGGTCGGCTCCTAATGGGTTCCCTCAAAATATGGTGTCTAAAAAACATTATAGAGGATTTAATTCAATCCACTTATCAATGGTTGCTTCGAGAAAAGGTTATGTAGCTCCTTATTGGCTTACATTTAATCAAGTTAAAGAGCTTGGTGGTATGGTTAAAAAGGGAGAAAAATCTACGGACATCTTTTTTTACAAATTCCTTGATAAATCTGAGACTATTAAAGATGAAGAGACTGGCGAGGAGCTTGTTAATCTCAAGCATATACCTCTACTTAGAATGTACAAGGTGTTTAACATCGAGCAAACTGAGGGTATAGAGTATGAACTTCCAGAACCTAACATCAATAATAATGAACGCTATATAAATGCAGAGGATTTTATCCAAAGCACTAAAGCGGACATAAGATACGGTGGTGATAGAGCTTTTTATAGACCATCTGATGACTTTATACAAGTACCAGAAATTCAATTCTTTACCGACAGCGATAATTACTATGCAACGCTTTTGCACGAGCTAACTCACTGGACTGGCCACGATACAAGATTGGATCGTGATAAACACAGTAGATGGGGCGATAATACCTATGCCTTTGAGGAACTTATTGCGGAGCTTGGTGCAGTGTTCTTATGTTCTCATCTTGGTATTAGTATCGAGAAGAATAGACATCCAGAATATCTACAAGGTTGGGTTAGATCATTAAGAGAAGATCCTCAAATACTTTGGAGAGCAGCATCAAAAGCTCAAGAAGCGTTCGACTATGTAGTTAAAGCAGCAGAGGATAACTCAAAATATACTGTTTGGGTTGGTGGTACAGAAGTTACAGATCAATATTTGGATAAATCAAAAGCCGAAGAGATAGCTCAAAGCTATATCGCAAATGGTTACGATGATGTTCAGATAGCAGTTGCATAA
- a CDS encoding single-stranded DNA-binding protein: MYNTVIMVGNLTRDIELRYAQSGAAIAKSAIATSYKYKTQNGEQKEEVCYLDFNIFGRSAEVANQYLRKGSKVLLEGRLVFEQWTAQDGSNRSKHSLRVENMKMLDTQQGSNTQEQNQGYGSVPQNQGSYNQPQNGGYNNNYPQQKQYQQQQPRQAQVPQNNIPEIDIDEDEIPF; this comes from the coding sequence ATGTACAACACAGTAATTATGGTAGGAAATTTAACTAGAGATATTGAGCTGAGATATGCTCAAAGTGGTGCTGCAATAGCTAAATCGGCGATAGCTACTTCTTACAAGTACAAAACGCAAAATGGCGAACAAAAAGAAGAGGTTTGTTACTTAGACTTTAACATCTTTGGTAGATCGGCGGAAGTTGCTAATCAATACTTGAGAAAGGGATCTAAGGTTCTTTTAGAGGGTAGGTTAGTATTTGAACAATGGACGGCTCAAGATGGTAGCAATAGAAGCAAACACTCTCTTAGAGTAGAAAATATGAAAATGCTTGATACTCAACAAGGTAGCAACACTCAAGAGCAAAATCAAGGTTATGGTTCGGTACCGCAAAATCAAGGAAGTTATAATCAACCTCAAAATGGTGGATATAACAATAACTATCCTCAACAAAAGCAGTACCAACAGCAACAACCAAGACAAGCTCAAGTGCCTCAAAACAATATCCCAGAAATAGATATTGATGAAGATGAGATACCGTTTTAA
- a CDS encoding HD domain-containing protein, with product MSQIMNWAGNLIDPFNLKEEDFENAGMQAAVTLSRVQRFWGQLREPYTVAQHCLSLVEYFNGDKELQAIAISHEIYEAMGLGDIPTPVKKMLPQVKNAENQALEMFAKLYELDHNKFHEEIIKRADKGLMVMEAKALMPKNPSYNWEEKYGSPVGKLYKLGATEMEIKKDFLLKWQELFGRL from the coding sequence ATGAGCCAAATAATGAATTGGGCGGGCAATCTTATTGATCCGTTCAACCTCAAAGAAGAGGATTTTGAAAATGCAGGTATGCAGGCAGCGGTTACACTCTCACGAGTGCAACGCTTTTGGGGGCAACTTAGAGAACCTTATACGGTAGCTCAACATTGTTTATCTTTGGTTGAATACTTTAATGGAGACAAAGAGTTGCAAGCAATAGCTATCTCTCACGAGATTTATGAAGCAATGGGCTTAGGAGATATTCCTACTCCAGTAAAGAAAATGTTGCCGCAGGTTAAAAATGCAGAGAACCAAGCACTTGAAATGTTTGCAAAGTTGTATGAACTGGATCACAATAAGTTCCACGAAGAAATAATCAAAAGAGCCGATAAAGGTTTAATGGTTATGGAAGCAAAAGCACTTATGCCTAAAAATCCATCCTATAATTGGGAGGAAAAATATGGCTCTCCAGTTGGTAAACTTTATAAACTTGGAGCTACTGAAATGGAAATCAAAAAAGATTTTTTATTGAAGTGGCAGGAGTTGTTTGGGAGGCTTTAA